From the genome of Vicia villosa cultivar HV-30 ecotype Madison, WI linkage group LG2, Vvil1.0, whole genome shotgun sequence, one region includes:
- the LOC131654049 gene encoding G-type lectin S-receptor-like serine/threonine-protein kinase SD2-5, with amino-acid sequence MMGLIKNGTLFLYIMMLILLRTCQAKDQHIHQIQPGFSASRSDWNDHNGFFLLSNNSAFAFGFFTTLDVSLFVLVVIHLSSFKVVWTANRGLLVRNSDKFVFEHSGNAYLESGNGFVWATNTTGQKVKDMELLDSGNLVLFGENRKVVWQSFSHPTDTLLPGQSFVEGMSLKSFRNRMNLFHFLSYVEGDLVLYARFETSQLYWSLMGEISKTQSSKNVTSSKKVHYASLVSNSWNFYGKNGVLVWKIVFSDHSDSKSFYAAILDPNGAISFYDLNKGKSTNPETLRVPQDPCGIPEPCDPYYVCFFENWCECPTLLRSRFNCKPPNVSACSRGSSTELLYVGEDLDYFALKYDAPVLKKSTLDSCKEACVRNCSCLVLFYENSTGSCFHFAQTGSFQRFKGSSGGYVSYMKVSTDSGGNDGDDHGRKTMLLVFVIGILTVFAIFGLIAGFWCYYFKKKNFDEYPRDDTLEEDEFFDSLSNMPARFTYRTLARATKDFSTKIGEGGFGSVYLGVLEDGKTQLAVKKLEGVGQGAKEFKAEVSIIGSIHHVHLVKLKGFCAEGPHRMLVYEYMARGSLDKWIFKNSENTMLLTWQTRYNIAIGTAKGLAYLHEECEVRIIHCDIKPQNVLLDDNFMAKVSDFGLAKLMSREQSHVFTTLRGTRGYLAPEWITNYAISEKSDVFSYGMLLLEIVGGRKNYDQWEGEEKAHFPSYVSKMMEEGKIREVIDKKIDIDEEDESVVIALKVALWCIQDDMNLRPPMSKVAQMLEGLCIVNDPPSLLHSSSYTSFLKMSSGEGSSSGQASFYSNVPLSCVQLSGPR; translated from the coding sequence ATGATGGGCTTAATCAAAAATGGAACTTTGTTTTTGTATATTATGATGCTAATTCTGTTAAGAACCTGTCAAGCCAAAGATCAACATATTCATCAGATACAGCCTGGATTTAGTGCTTCTCGTTCGGATTGGAACGATCATAACGGTTTCTTTTTACTATCGAACAACTCGGCTTTTGCTTTTGGATTCTTCACAACCCTTGatgtttctctttttgttttagtaGTGATTCATTTGAGTAGCTTCAAAGTTGTTTGGACAGCAAATAGAGGCTTGCTTGTTAGAAATTCTGATAAATTCGTGTTTGAGCATAGCGGAAATGCTTATTTGGAAAGTGGAAATGGTTTTGTTTGGGCAACAAACACAACAGGACAGAAAGTTAAGGACATGGAGTTGTTGGATTCAGGAAATTTGGTTTTGTTTGGCGAAAATCGGAAAGTTGTTTGGCAAAGTTTTAGTCATCCTACTGATACACTTTTGCCTGGCCAATCCTTTGTTGAAGGAATGAGTCTCAAGAGTTTTCGGAATCGAATGAACTTGTTTCATTTTCTTAGTTATGTAGAAGGTGATTTGGTTCTGTATGCACGATTCGAAACTTCACAATTGTATTGGTCCTTAATGGGAGAAATTAGTAAAACTCAAAGTTCGAAAAACGTTACGAGTAGTAAAAAGGTTCACTATGCTTCTTTGGTTTCTAATTCATGGAACTTTTATGGTAAGAATGGAGTTTTAGTTTGGAAAATTGTGTTTTCTGATCATTCAGATTCGAAGTCATTCTACGCTGCGATTTTGGATCCAAATGGTGCAATTTCTTTCTATGATCTTAACAAAGGGAAGTCTACTAATCCTGAGACATTGAGAGTGCCACAAGACCCTTGTGGAATTCCTGAGCCTTGTGATCCTTACTATGTTTGTTTCTTTGAGAATTGGTGTGAATGTCCTACGCTTCTTCGGTCGCGTTTCAATTGCAAACCTCCTAACGTCTCAGCGTGTTCTCGTGGAAGCTCGACAGAACTTTTATATGTTGGCGAAGATCTTGATTACTTTGCGCTTAAATATGATGCACCTGTTTTGAAAAAATCGACTTTGGATTCGTGCAAAGAGGCTTGTGTAAGAAACTGTTCCTGCCTTGTGCTTTTCTATGAGAATAGTACAGGTAGTTGCTTTCATTTCGCGCAAACCGGGAGCTTCCAACGGTTTAAAGGAAGCAGCGGCGGTTATGTTTCGTATATGAAGGTTTCGACTGATAGTGGTGGAAACGACGGCGATGATCATGGAAGAAAGACCATGCTGCTGGTTTTTGTTATAGGGATTCTCACAGTTTTCGCTATTTTCGGTCTTATAGCTGGATTCTGGTGCTACTATTTCAAGAAGAAGAATTTTGATGAGTATCCTCGAGATGATACTTTGGAGGAAGATGAATTCTTTGATAGTCTCTCTAATATGCCGGCGCGTTTTACCTATCGTACACTTGCTAGAGCAACTAAGGACTTCTCCACGAAAATCGGGGAAGGAGGATTCGGCTCGGTGTATCTAGGTGTACTTGAAGATGGTAAAACACAGTTGGCAGTGAAAAAATTGGAAGGAGTAGGACAAGGAGCGAAAGAGTTCAAAGCAGAAGTATCGATAATCGGAAGTATTCACCATGTTCATCTTGTGAAGCTTAAAGGGTTCTGCGCCGAAGGTCCTCATCGAATGCTTGTTTATGAATACATGGCAAGAGGCTCATTGgataaatggattttcaaaaacAGCGAAAACACTATGTTGTTAACTTGGCAAACAAGGTACAATATCGCAATAGGCACTGCGAAAGGATTGGCCTATCTTCATGAAGAGTGTGAAGTTAGGATCATTCATTGTGATATCAAACCACAAAATGTTCTTCTCGACGATAATTTCATGGCTAAGGTTTCTGATTTCGGGTTGGCGAAACTAATGAGCAGAGAACAAAGCCATGTTTTCACTACTCTAAGAGGAACAAGAGGGTACTTAGCACCCGAATGGATAACTAACTATGCGATTTCAGAGAAGAGCGACGTGTTTAGCTACGGAATGCTTTTGCTTGAGATTGTTGGTGGAAGGAAAAACTATGATCAATGGGAAGGAGAAGAGAAAGCTCATTTTCCTTCCTATGTATCAAAAATGATGGAGGAAGGGAAAATAAGAGAAGTTATCGACAAAAAGATAGATATCGATGAGGAAGACGAAAGTGTTGTGATAGCTCTTAAAGTTGCTCTTTGGTGTATACAAGATGACATGAATTTGAGACCTCCAATGAGTAAAGTTGCTCAAATGCTTGAAGGTTTGTGCATTGTAAATGATCCACCATCTTTGTTACACTCAAGTAGttatacaagtttcttgaaaatGAGTAGTGGAGAGGGTAGTTCATCAGGACAAGCTAGTTTTTATAGTAATGTTCCTTTGTCTTGTGTTCAGTTATCAGGACCAAGATGA
- the LOC131654050 gene encoding uncharacterized protein LOC131654050 isoform X1, whose protein sequence is MLLRTYSAPIHTSSLHSHEQELNHHHPKTLATLSKTKKKKFAPPTSLVKNPHKKNIVEQEVLFSSYSLDKQVLEHEEGGKKVVKLQTLVMGGGGMGCDDGGRICGGGNGNGWENNYGRDETHAYYQNMIEANPNNYLLLGNYAKFLKEVCGDYGKAEEYVERAILANPSYADALSLYANIIWETEKNADRAEAYFDQAVKSDPHDCYVLASYAKFLWDAEEDEDQDNDCQHKNDTYSHEMTAASKI, encoded by the exons ATGTTACTAAGAACCTATAGTGCACCAATTCACACTTCTTCCCTTCATTCTCATGAACAAGAACTCAATCACCACCATCCTAAAACACTTGCAACCCTTTCAAAAACTAAGAAGAAGAAATTTGCACCACCTACTAGCCTTGTTAAGAATCCTCATAAGAAGAATATAGTGGAACAAGAAGTACTTTTTTCAAGCTATAGTTTAGATAAACAAGTTTTGGAACATGAAGAGGGTGGTAAGAAAGTAGTAAAGTTGCAAACTTTAGTAATGGGTGGTGGAGGAATGGGGTGTGATGATGGTGGAAGGATTTGTGGTGGTGGAAATGGAAATGGGTGGGAGAATAATTATGGTAGAGATGAAACTCATGCTTATTATCAAAACATGATTGAGGCAAATCCAAATAATTACCTTTTACTTGGAAATTATGCTAAGTTTTTGAAAGAG GTTTGTGGAGATTATGGTAAAGCAGAGGAGTATGTTGAAAGAGCCATTTTGGCTAACCCTAGTTATGCTGATGCTTTATCATTATATGCAAATATAATATGGGAAACAGAGAAGAATGCTGATAGAGCTGAAGCATATTTTGATCAAGCTGTTAAAAGTGATCCACATGATTG CTATGTCTTGGCTTCATATGCAAAATTTCTATGGGAtgctgaagaagatgaagatcaagatAATGACTGCCAACATAAGAACGATACATATTCACATGAGATGACTGCAGCCTCTAAAATCTAG
- the LOC131654050 gene encoding uncharacterized protein LOC131654050 isoform X2, which produces MLLRTYSAPIHTSSLHSHEQELNHHHPKTLATLSKTKKKKFAPPTSLVKNPHKKNIVEQEVLFSSYSLDKQVLEHEEGGKKVVKLQTLVMGGGGMGCDDGGRICGGGNGNGWENNYGRDETHAYYQNMIEANPNNYLLLGNYAKFLKEVCGDYGKAEEYVERAILANPSYADALSLYANIIWETEKNADRAEAYFDQAVKSDPHDWLILLLLL; this is translated from the exons ATGTTACTAAGAACCTATAGTGCACCAATTCACACTTCTTCCCTTCATTCTCATGAACAAGAACTCAATCACCACCATCCTAAAACACTTGCAACCCTTTCAAAAACTAAGAAGAAGAAATTTGCACCACCTACTAGCCTTGTTAAGAATCCTCATAAGAAGAATATAGTGGAACAAGAAGTACTTTTTTCAAGCTATAGTTTAGATAAACAAGTTTTGGAACATGAAGAGGGTGGTAAGAAAGTAGTAAAGTTGCAAACTTTAGTAATGGGTGGTGGAGGAATGGGGTGTGATGATGGTGGAAGGATTTGTGGTGGTGGAAATGGAAATGGGTGGGAGAATAATTATGGTAGAGATGAAACTCATGCTTATTATCAAAACATGATTGAGGCAAATCCAAATAATTACCTTTTACTTGGAAATTATGCTAAGTTTTTGAAAGAG GTTTGTGGAGATTATGGTAAAGCAGAGGAGTATGTTGAAAGAGCCATTTTGGCTAACCCTAGTTATGCTGATGCTTTATCATTATATGCAAATATAATATGGGAAACAGAGAAGAATGCTGATAGAGCTGAAGCATATTTTGATCAAGCTGTTAAAAGTGATCCACATGATTG gttaatattattattgttattatga